Proteins encoded together in one Cytophagia bacterium CHB2 window:
- the hisA gene encoding 1-(5-phosphoribosyl)-5-[(5-phosphoribosylamino)methylideneamino]imidazole-4-carboxamide isomerase: MLIFPAIDLKGGRCVRLLRGEAASEKIYSDDPVAIAQAFAAAGAPWLHVVDLDAAFSGSGGNRRMIRKIIAAVDIPVQTGGGMRSLQDIAVMLDSGARRVVIGTAALNTPGLIEQALARFGAEAIAAGIDTRDGRVAIKGWTDTSEIEGIPFAQRMHGLGVRWTVYTDIARDGALLGPNLTATAELARRSKLNVIASGGVATIEDLRALRDLENEGVAGVIVGKALYEGKFTLAEALRTVAAP, encoded by the coding sequence ATGCTCATTTTCCCTGCCATTGATTTGAAAGGCGGACGCTGCGTGCGGCTGTTGCGCGGCGAGGCAGCCTCTGAGAAAATCTACAGCGATGATCCGGTTGCAATCGCGCAAGCATTTGCCGCAGCCGGCGCGCCCTGGCTGCACGTCGTCGATCTCGATGCGGCCTTTTCGGGCAGCGGCGGCAATCGTAGAATGATTCGAAAAATCATTGCAGCAGTCGACATTCCCGTGCAAACCGGCGGCGGCATGCGCAGCTTGCAAGACATTGCAGTGATGCTCGACTCCGGCGCCAGGCGCGTCGTCATCGGTACGGCAGCCCTCAATACCCCGGGACTTATCGAACAGGCGCTGGCGCGCTTTGGCGCAGAAGCAATTGCCGCCGGCATCGATACCCGTGACGGCCGCGTTGCCATCAAAGGCTGGACGGACACTTCGGAGATCGAAGGGATTCCTTTTGCGCAGCGCATGCACGGCCTGGGTGTGCGCTGGACGGTTTACACCGATATTGCGCGCGACGGCGCGCTGCTCGGCCCGAATCTCACTGCCACAGCCGAATTGGCGCGGCGCAGCAAACTGAACGTCATTGCCTCCGGCGGCGTTGCGACTATCGAAGATTTGCGCGCGTTACGCGATTTGGAGAATGAGGGTGTGGCAGGCGTGATCGTGGGCAAGGCGTTGTATGAGGGAAAATTCACGCTCGCAGAGGCGCTGCGAACCGTT